The Mesomycoplasma ovipneumoniae genome window below encodes:
- a CDS encoding lysylphosphatidylglycerol synthase transmembrane domain-containing protein, with the protein MKYLAINRDVNVEDQKLIFFNYDSPLELSNSKIIGFVGNKPNSINENYIFSLASTISDLVKEKNYQKILINSSSNNFGIAFASIFYNALASDPNKEILIFEEKFGYSQSLARHYFINNDFDFFINIEVNLSNKNLNLTVLTFYKKNLTLLTAEEEKKINKTEQKPFFYRSSQIYLTPKFHINSDHISKFYSYFDLNFYKLANFYQFYDSESTYLTNFLKDHFDSEKSKFLPIKRSFPIEKITRQVSDNSIIWKKITTSAKFKTNVIFWVKKNKIITAIRKNFNFNIIKDNDFQLLVLDFLERNWKNGKYFLISHQANNYISEFIEQKFDAKITKFCEYNENSETELLKIREKTSDEVVVITSKSVHFVPKVSENSIKYGISTKFSILWYVKIFEFYTQNNLNIFEIIQKMKTELNFVFQYKYRMKATPSTFDKIVNLLVNENDAQFRPQGYSISNSDSGKHSIKLKINLQNNDFYRLIYFKPKEELTLYTNFLSKNHTEKQAVFLENLLIDKIKLANKNLTSLKSNRTKNFLKFGIFITAIVVILIILFYNFYNSSFSDGSPTKIFVKFYEFFFKSRVNRLVLIGAIAHFIFWNLTSTLQLRRIFKHQKVETRFRHLFVASFIATFMQFSTPFSFGGEISYYWYLQKKKYPLKNISATLTYNALIHQVFNLFVSLILIPVGFIYYRDLFILDSWEKIIFFAWLIANIFLNVLVLLIIIIISVWKKLQYLLIKIFVSLLNLNFLKKIEDRQRLEYRFQFLIDNFKNHFMKVLSNKKLLTKILLFYKFPVFFINFSFVILIVTLKEQGLELSTINFHDYLKFISGFTLLQISNNLSPSPGGVGSADLITKLIFKSFFDEANSLNLDIFNFTNRIYTWFLPYLLSAIGILTVWVGEKRVDRYKEIQNTMQENLVLNYKLKKQDSHFFFYALFFWAFVAIGVIVSVFAI; encoded by the coding sequence ATGAAATATTTAGCAATTAATCGCGATGTTAACGTAGAAGACCAAAAGTTGATTTTTTTTAATTACGATTCCCCTCTTGAATTAAGTAATTCTAAAATTATCGGCTTTGTTGGTAATAAACCTAATTCAATAAATGAAAACTATATTTTTAGTTTAGCATCAACTATTTCTGATCTTGTTAAAGAAAAAAACTATCAGAAAATTTTAATTAATAGTAGTTCCAACAATTTTGGAATAGCTTTTGCATCAATTTTTTACAATGCTTTAGCCTCTGATCCTAACAAAGAAATCTTAATTTTTGAAGAAAAATTTGGATATTCCCAAAGTTTAGCCCGTCATTATTTTATAAATAATGATTTTGATTTTTTTATAAACATTGAAGTTAATCTGTCAAATAAAAATTTAAATTTAACAGTTTTAACCTTTTATAAAAAAAACTTAACACTTTTGACGGCTGAAGAAGAAAAAAAAATAAACAAAACCGAGCAAAAGCCATTTTTTTATAGAAGTTCACAAATTTATTTAACGCCAAAATTTCATATTAATTCAGACCATATTTCGAAATTTTACAGTTATTTTGACCTAAATTTCTACAAATTAGCCAATTTTTACCAGTTCTATGATTCAGAGTCAACTTATTTAACTAATTTTTTAAAAGATCATTTTGATAGTGAAAAAAGTAAATTTTTACCAATAAAAAGGAGTTTTCCGATTGAAAAAATTACAAGACAAGTTAGTGATAATTCAATAATTTGAAAAAAGATCACAACAAGCGCTAAATTTAAGACAAATGTAATTTTCTGGGTCAAAAAAAACAAAATTATAACTGCTATTCGTAAAAATTTTAACTTTAATATTATAAAAGATAATGATTTTCAGTTATTAGTGCTTGATTTTCTTGAAAGAAATTGAAAAAATGGGAAATACTTTTTGATAAGTCATCAGGCTAATAACTACATTTCTGAGTTTATTGAGCAGAAATTTGATGCTAAAATCACAAAATTTTGTGAATATAACGAGAATTCAGAAACTGAATTACTTAAAATTCGAGAAAAAACTAGTGATGAAGTTGTTGTTATAACATCAAAAAGTGTTCATTTTGTTCCTAAAGTTTCTGAAAATTCAATTAAATACGGAATTAGCACTAAATTTTCCATTCTTTGGTATGTCAAAATTTTTGAATTTTACACCCAAAATAATTTAAATATATTTGAAATTATCCAAAAGATGAAAACGGAGCTGAATTTTGTTTTCCAATATAAGTACCGAATGAAAGCAACTCCATCAACTTTTGATAAAATTGTAAATTTGCTTGTAAATGAAAATGATGCTCAATTTCGTCCACAAGGATACAGCATTTCAAATTCAGATTCAGGAAAGCATTCAATAAAACTAAAAATTAATTTACAAAATAACGATTTTTACAGATTAATTTACTTTAAACCAAAAGAAGAATTAACACTCTACACAAATTTTTTATCAAAAAATCATACTGAAAAACAAGCCGTTTTTTTGGAAAACCTTCTTATTGACAAAATTAAACTTGCAAATAAAAATCTAACATCATTAAAAAGCAACAGAACGAAGAATTTCCTTAAATTTGGGATTTTTATAACAGCTATTGTCGTAATTTTAATTATTTTATTTTATAATTTCTACAACTCTAGTTTTTCAGATGGCTCGCCTACAAAAATTTTTGTTAAATTTTATGAGTTTTTTTTCAAATCACGGGTAAACAGATTAGTTCTTATTGGCGCAATTGCCCATTTTATATTTTGAAATTTAACCTCAACCTTACAATTACGGCGAATTTTTAAACATCAAAAGGTAGAAACGAGATTTAGACACCTTTTTGTCGCCAGTTTTATTGCCACTTTTATGCAATTTTCTACACCTTTTTCATTTGGTGGCGAAATAAGTTATTATTGATATTTGCAAAAAAAGAAATATCCGTTGAAAAATATCAGCGCAACCTTGACATATAATGCCCTAATTCATCAGGTTTTTAATTTATTTGTCAGTTTGATTTTAATTCCAGTTGGCTTTATTTACTATCGCGACCTTTTTATTCTAGATTCTTGGGAAAAAATCATTTTCTTTGCTTGACTTATTGCTAATATTTTTTTAAATGTTTTAGTTTTATTAATAATTATAATTATTTCTGTTTGAAAAAAATTGCAATATTTGTTGATTAAAATATTTGTTTCACTTTTAAATCTCAATTTTTTAAAAAAAATTGAGGACAGACAAAGATTAGAATATCGTTTTCAATTTCTAATTGATAATTTCAAAAACCATTTTATGAAAGTTTTGTCTAATAAAAAACTGTTGACAAAAATACTTTTATTTTACAAATTCCCTGTTTTTTTCATAAATTTCTCTTTTGTAATTTTAATTGTCACTTTAAAAGAACAAGGTTTAGAACTAAGTACTATTAATTTTCACGATTATCTCAAATTTATATCAGGATTTACGCTTTTACAAATTTCAAACAACCTCTCGCCTTCTCCAGGTGGAGTTGGTTCAGCTGATTTAATAACAAAATTAATTTTCAAAAGTTTCTTTGACGAAGCAAACTCTTTAAATTTAGATATTTTTAACTTTACTAATAGAATTTATACTTGATTTTTACCTTATTTATTATCAGCAATTGGAATTTTGACTGTTTGAGTAGGTGAAAAAAGAGTTGATCGCTACAAAGAAATCCAAAATACGATGCAAGAAAACTTAGTTTTGAATTACAAACTAAAAAAACAGGATAGTCATTTCTTTTTTTATGCTTTATTTTTTTGAGCATTTGTTGCTATCGGGGTTATAGTTTCTGTTTTTGCGATTTAA
- the scpB gene encoding SMC-Scp complex subunit ScpB: MKTRIIEAILYLQGEKGVSSQQLQSALKLSKINEARKLLKDFSVEFNRQKRGIIVVEFADIFKFVTAKDLKPFIIDFVGNEKKYRLSNSAIEVAAIIAYKQPVTRSVIAQIRGGINSDYIVGSLLAKGIIEELGTAPSPGNPTLYGVTSRFFDYFKLRSAKDLPKFKEFDLLDIIEDPGQSENFDLFSSQRETE; the protein is encoded by the coding sequence ATGAAAACTAGAATTATTGAGGCAATTTTGTATCTTCAAGGTGAAAAAGGAGTTTCTTCTCAACAACTTCAGAGTGCACTTAAATTATCAAAAATTAATGAAGCTCGCAAACTTTTAAAAGATTTTTCAGTCGAATTTAACCGCCAAAAAAGAGGTATAATTGTTGTTGAATTTGCCGATATTTTCAAATTTGTTACCGCAAAAGATTTAAAACCTTTTATTATTGACTTTGTTGGAAATGAAAAAAAATATCGTCTTAGTAATTCAGCAATCGAAGTTGCCGCTATAATTGCCTATAAACAACCTGTAACAAGAAGTGTTATTGCCCAAATTCGTGGCGGAATTAATTCTGATTATATTGTAGGTTCGCTGTTAGCAAAAGGAATAATTGAGGAGTTAGGAACTGCTCCGAGCCCTGGAAATCCTACACTTTATGGTGTAACTTCGAGGTTTTTTGACTATTTCAAATTAAGATCGGCCAAAGATTTACCTAAATTTAAAGAATTTGATTTATTAGACATTATTGAAGATCCAGGCCAAAGCGAAAATTTTGATCTTTTTTCTTCTCAACGAGAAACTGAATAA
- a CDS encoding segregation/condensation protein A: MDYDIKLANFSGPLELLLDLVRSKNINILDIDLVDLATQYVKIIQILKEKNIQIASEYLVIASTLVHLKSKILLLPSKEEKLKPEDEKDRLEFLALLYDYQQIKNIANMLKEQQEHRNDYFEKNTSDYNDFRRPPDPSQLDGHSSVHNLYKVLKLMFDRTKAKNLIKIKTQQVQVTADEQSLWLKNLLKNENEIDFEYLFSLPTMKHFVITMISMLEMAKKQLLHLKQEQQFSKISIFRGGYDEN, translated from the coding sequence ATGGATTACGATATAAAATTAGCTAATTTTTCAGGACCTTTAGAATTACTTTTAGATTTAGTAAGATCAAAAAACATTAATATTTTAGATATTGATCTTGTTGATTTAGCAACACAATATGTAAAAATAATTCAAATTTTAAAAGAAAAAAATATCCAAATTGCCAGCGAGTATTTAGTTATTGCTTCTACTTTAGTTCATTTAAAATCAAAAATTTTGCTTTTGCCAAGTAAAGAAGAAAAATTAAAACCTGAAGATGAAAAAGATCGTCTTGAATTTTTAGCTCTATTATATGACTATCAGCAAATTAAAAATATTGCAAATATGTTAAAAGAACAGCAAGAGCACCGAAATGATTATTTTGAAAAAAATACCTCAGATTACAATGATTTTCGCAGACCCCCCGACCCAAGTCAACTTGATGGACATTCATCAGTACATAATTTATATAAAGTGTTAAAATTAATGTTTGATAGAACAAAAGCAAAAAATCTCATTAAAATTAAAACCCAACAAGTCCAAGTGACAGCTGACGAGCAAAGTTTATGATTAAAAAATCTGTTAAAAAATGAAAATGAAATTGATTTTGAATACTTATTTTCACTTCCGACAATGAAACATTTTGTTATCACGATGATTTCAATGCTCGAAATGGCAAAAAAACAACTTCTACATTTAAAACAGGAGCAACAATTCTCAAAAATATCAATTTTCCGTGGGGGTTATGATGAAAACTAG
- a CDS encoding lysophospholipid acyltransferase family protein produces the protein MIIKLRIAIFSIIWLFKIRKIRSVWKKYYKKKVELSPQYRSDLVLSYSKFILKLFGTKIKVFGYENLPKNASILISNQNHFSDHFALFSALENPSKAEEDFNPIVSFFLEKKRYSRKNKWIFGSLDSQFLAENEQENLKKFQNFLKSIREKRAYGVIFAKENFHDTELNFPIEIFETIKESGLAIVPVSIKVVKKNTDKNQSKKFKNIEIFFHKPIKPGAVISQTSKSLSLATKKTIIDFYKGEK, from the coding sequence ATGATAATAAAATTGCGAATTGCTATTTTTTCAATAATCTGACTATTTAAAATACGTAAAATACGGTCTGTTTGAAAAAAATATTATAAAAAAAAAGTCGAACTTTCTCCTCAATATAGAAGCGATTTGGTTTTAAGTTACTCAAAGTTTATTTTAAAATTATTTGGCACAAAAATTAAAGTTTTTGGTTATGAAAATTTACCAAAAAATGCATCGATCTTAATTTCTAATCAAAATCACTTTTCTGACCACTTTGCATTATTTTCAGCACTTGAAAACCCATCAAAAGCTGAAGAAGATTTTAATCCAATTGTAAGTTTTTTTCTTGAAAAAAAGCGTTATTCCCGTAAAAATAAATGAATTTTTGGCTCACTTGACTCACAGTTTTTAGCTGAAAATGAACAAGAAAACTTAAAAAAGTTTCAAAATTTTTTAAAATCAATCCGTGAAAAACGTGCTTATGGAGTTATTTTTGCAAAAGAGAACTTCCATGACACAGAGCTAAATTTTCCAATTGAAATTTTTGAAACTATAAAAGAATCAGGACTTGCAATTGTCCCTGTTTCAATTAAAGTAGTTAAAAAAAATACAGATAAAAATCAGTCTAAAAAATTTAAAAATATCGAAATTTTCTTTCATAAACCTATAAAACCAGGCGCTGTTATTTCGCAGACAAGTAAATCTTTGAGTTTAGCCACAAAAAAAACTATTATTGATTTTTACAAAGGTGAAAAATAA
- a CDS encoding YwaF family protein, which yields MFYFDWRKSDLDANSYFFIVYIGLILGLLSIVVLYFFRKNLETWYIHKNQIQFKVSLFYRIKNWFIFIGILIWFFSYISRTILLEINDYIYKWEYLPLHLCRLIVLICASLMIFNRTNWAKYIVIPGFLGSILALSFPQIGFDVGIVMDDIEFQGIKFEQNISESELINLAKTKNLGINWAPDNYFFWEFIFSHLLSLVLPFFLTFINGKNSKLDIKSFWKSILFTFLMASFTFFLSWGIEKIIENQGDNRLKIAWNGNWFYMGKDGQPTIGELGKWPWNFPVLTIIFLFAFFIVFLTKMFLEKLNFYLLIANPKIETKREPKSWKQVLSQNNLSQKWIKILTKSKILT from the coding sequence ATGTTTTATTTTGATTGAAGAAAAAGTGATTTAGATGCAAATTCATATTTTTTTATAGTTTATATTGGACTAATTTTAGGTCTTCTAAGCATTGTTGTGTTGTACTTTTTCCGTAAAAATTTGGAAACATGGTACATTCACAAGAACCAAATCCAATTTAAGGTTAGTTTATTTTATAGAATAAAAAATTGATTTATTTTTATTGGTATTTTGATTTGATTTTTTTCATATATTAGTCGAACAATTTTGCTAGAAATTAATGATTATATCTATAAATGAGAATATCTGCCGCTACATTTGTGTCGACTTATTGTTTTAATTTGTGCCTCTTTAATGATTTTTAATAGGACAAATTGGGCAAAATACATAGTAATTCCCGGTTTTTTAGGCTCAATTTTAGCTTTATCTTTTCCACAGATTGGCTTTGATGTAGGAATTGTTATGGACGACATTGAATTTCAAGGCATAAAATTTGAACAAAATATTAGTGAATCTGAGTTAATCAACTTGGCAAAAACTAAAAATTTGGGTATAAATTGAGCGCCTGATAATTATTTTTTTTGAGAGTTTATTTTTAGCCACCTTTTAAGTTTGGTTTTACCATTTTTTTTAACATTTATTAATGGTAAAAACTCAAAATTGGATATAAAAAGTTTCTGAAAATCAATATTATTTACTTTTTTAATGGCATCTTTTACTTTTTTTCTAAGTTGAGGAATTGAAAAAATAATTGAAAACCAAGGTGACAATCGACTCAAAATAGCCTGGAACGGAAATTGATTTTATATGGGAAAAGATGGGCAACCAACCATTGGCGAACTAGGAAAATGGCCGTGAAATTTCCCAGTTTTAACAATTATTTTCCTTTTTGCATTTTTTATTGTGTTTTTGACAAAAATGTTCCTTGAAAAATTAAATTTTTATCTTTTAATTGCTAATCCAAAAATTGAAACTAAGCGCGAACCAAAAAGTTGAAAACAGGTTTTAAGTCAAAATAACCTTAGCCAAAAGTGAATTAAAATATTAACAAAAAGTAAAATCTTAACTTAA
- the tsaE gene encoding tRNA (adenosine(37)-N6)-threonylcarbamoyltransferase complex ATPase subunit type 1 TsaE: MNLEHIAKNYRFCQQIISKTCSDLEIIFNLIISKKIQFIYLVGPYGSGKTDFTKKFARKIGIKDKIISPSFNFMFAYENLVHIDLDNFSSKLDEFQDYFEQNFVVIEWANKLEEFSQNSILINFEIISPDSRKIKFCWN, translated from the coding sequence ATGAACTTGGAACATATAGCTAAAAATTACCGTTTTTGTCAACAAATAATCTCCAAAACTTGCTCTGATTTGGAGATTATTTTTAATTTAATTATTAGTAAAAAAATTCAATTTATTTATTTAGTTGGCCCGTATGGCTCAGGAAAAACTGATTTTACAAAAAAATTTGCACGAAAAATCGGAATAAAAGACAAAATTATTTCCCCGTCATTTAATTTTATGTTCGCCTACGAGAATTTAGTTCATATTGATCTTGATAATTTTTCATCAAAACTGGACGAATTTCAGGACTATTTTGAGCAAAATTTTGTTGTAATTGAATGAGCAAACAAACTTGAGGAATTCTCTCAAAATTCAATTTTAATTAATTTTGAGATAATTAGCCCAGATTCAAGAAAAATTAAATTTTGCTGAAACTAA
- a CDS encoding DNA-directed RNA polymerase subunit beta', whose amino-acid sequence MNTKVSRQYAKIYENSIEKISLALATPQDVLDWSRGEVTRPETINYKTFKPERGGLFDELIFGPLVDFKCSICGRKYRKANENQLCIATKECQISKSQIMSKLSRRYAMGHIALNTPILHFWFFKIDHSIVAKLLGLKVYEGDKLTSNISKTALEQLIYYKSHIVLETGGLKSLQKNKIIDISEAGLIYKNALVEILETYRPGTEEYEAVAEALSELTDLASSKIGREYGIDYYELNEVIQEFSDARIATGTEAIEYLLDKLDLQAEKKQVEAELAVLQKQSHQNKKVVIKNQKRDKLYKRLQVINAFINSGQDPKSMIIKNLPVIPADLRPLVQLDGSRHSTSDCNELYRRIIIRNNRLKRWKEAEAPVIIIQNEMRMLQEAIDALIDNQKKTTNQVTTKENRPLKSISDSLTGKKGRFRQNLLGKRVDYSGRSVIVVGPKLKMHQAGLPRKMAAVLFEPWIIRNLIQEKKVGSIKSARKMIEEENPIIWPHVAKVIKTRPIILNRAPTLHRLSIQAFEPVLVRAKAIQLHPLVTAGFNADFDGDQMAVHIPISPEAVRETRELMFADKNILGPKDGEPIVNPSQDMVLGLYYLSQEKAGAKGEGSFFSSYDEMLKAYEFRSVELHARVVLPFESVKPLVGKNSRGHIISTVGKFILNNIFPENFPFIFDHNVDELELNYPRQIKKYVLPYGTNFRQYIQNLEINEPLNKKAIAKIVRQIFDTYDGVLAKEDIANVIDQLDFENYHDCILIYEKLRDYKGEKLPISHLAKLSEFTIFEFSQLFKRQQQAGRAEIYRVFEDHEKVDLLEKIWFKYNNMVSSILDKIKDLGFHYSTISGTSIAISDIKVAPKKHEFIAEGEKYISQLNNFFNQGLITDDERYVLAIAKWTQIKNEIQDDLNESIVNEAHNSLVMMMKSGARGNISNFVQLAGMRGLMANNVKALKVDAENERVVRSIVEVPVKSSFVEGLTSFEFYSSTHGARKGLTDTALNTAKSGYLTRRLVDVAQNIVVAADDCFSDFGFVVKDIIDTKTNTIIVPLIERIEGRFLNKDVYDSKGNKIASGGQLVNLQIAKQIANAGVKKVEIRSILSCHIKNSVCKKCYGKDLATNRLVSIGEAVGIIAAQSIGEPGTQLTMRTFHTGGVANVEDITGGFTRLIELIDSHEHPWGRPAKISPYYGTITKISDLSEKNATSKGLLITIDYKNAQGEKAEHMVRVEQNQKLRVQVGDKVIPGQKLVEGPIILKELLAISDARTLQNYLLKEIQRIYRMQGITISDKYIEIIIRQMLSKIQITDSGDSNFFIGSIVDICDYQDVNGQLISEGKNPAFGNIIVKGAKQIPLLSNSFLAAASYQETSKILVHSVISSQADKLEGLKENIIVGHKIPAGTNSNYEPKSKFDIRDPFSFFMKTSR is encoded by the coding sequence ATGAACACAAAGGTTTCTCGCCAGTATGCAAAAATTTACGAAAATTCAATCGAAAAAATTTCCCTTGCACTTGCAACCCCTCAAGATGTCCTTGACTGATCTCGCGGTGAAGTAACCCGTCCTGAGACAATTAATTACAAAACTTTCAAACCTGAAAGAGGCGGACTTTTTGATGAGTTAATTTTTGGTCCACTTGTTGATTTTAAATGTTCCATTTGTGGACGAAAATATCGTAAAGCAAACGAAAATCAACTGTGTATTGCCACAAAAGAGTGCCAAATTTCAAAATCACAAATAATGTCAAAATTATCCCGTCGTTATGCAATGGGTCATATTGCGCTTAATACGCCGATTTTGCACTTTTGATTTTTCAAAATCGATCACTCAATTGTTGCCAAACTTTTAGGACTAAAAGTTTATGAAGGTGATAAATTAACTTCCAATATTTCAAAAACAGCCTTAGAACAACTTATTTATTATAAATCACACATCGTTCTTGAAACTGGTGGTCTAAAATCACTGCAAAAAAATAAAATAATTGACATTTCCGAAGCTGGTTTAATTTACAAAAATGCACTTGTAGAAATTCTTGAAACCTATAGACCTGGCACTGAAGAATATGAAGCAGTTGCTGAGGCTCTTTCTGAATTAACTGATCTTGCCTCAAGCAAAATAGGCCGTGAATACGGGATAGATTATTATGAGCTTAATGAAGTAATTCAAGAATTTTCAGATGCTCGAATTGCAACTGGAACTGAAGCAATTGAGTATTTGCTTGACAAATTAGACTTACAAGCTGAAAAAAAACAAGTTGAAGCTGAACTTGCAGTTTTACAAAAACAATCTCACCAAAACAAAAAAGTTGTTATAAAAAACCAAAAGCGCGACAAACTCTATAAAAGATTGCAAGTAATTAACGCTTTTATTAATTCAGGTCAAGATCCTAAATCAATGATTATTAAAAATCTTCCGGTAATTCCGGCCGATTTAAGACCACTGGTTCAACTTGATGGTTCTCGTCATTCAACAAGTGATTGCAATGAACTTTATCGTCGAATCATAATTCGAAATAACCGTTTAAAAAGATGAAAAGAAGCCGAAGCACCCGTAATTATCATTCAAAATGAGATGAGAATGCTTCAAGAAGCAATTGATGCCTTAATTGACAATCAGAAAAAAACAACTAACCAAGTAACAACAAAAGAAAACCGTCCGCTCAAGTCAATTTCTGATTCACTTACCGGAAAAAAAGGAAGATTTCGTCAAAACTTACTTGGAAAACGTGTTGACTATTCAGGTCGTTCTGTTATTGTTGTTGGTCCAAAACTAAAAATGCACCAAGCTGGTCTACCACGGAAAATGGCCGCTGTTCTTTTTGAACCTTGAATTATCCGTAATTTAATTCAAGAAAAAAAAGTTGGCTCAATTAAGTCAGCCCGTAAAATGATTGAAGAAGAAAATCCAATTATCTGACCTCATGTTGCAAAGGTTATTAAAACTAGACCGATAATTCTTAACCGTGCCCCAACCTTGCACCGACTTTCAATTCAAGCTTTTGAACCAGTTTTAGTTCGAGCAAAAGCAATCCAACTTCATCCACTAGTTACTGCCGGATTTAATGCTGACTTTGACGGTGACCAAATGGCTGTACACATTCCAATTTCACCTGAAGCTGTTCGTGAAACTAGAGAATTAATGTTTGCTGATAAAAACATTTTAGGGCCAAAAGATGGTGAGCCAATCGTTAATCCTTCTCAAGACATGGTGCTTGGACTTTATTATTTATCCCAAGAAAAAGCTGGCGCAAAAGGTGAGGGATCATTCTTTTCATCTTATGATGAAATGCTAAAAGCCTATGAATTTCGATCTGTAGAACTTCATGCAAGAGTTGTTTTACCTTTTGAGTCAGTCAAACCTTTGGTTGGAAAAAATTCACGTGGACACATAATTTCAACTGTTGGTAAATTTATTTTAAATAATATTTTCCCCGAAAATTTCCCATTTATTTTTGACCACAATGTTGATGAATTAGAACTAAATTATCCTAGGCAAATTAAAAAATATGTCTTGCCTTATGGTACAAATTTCCGTCAGTACATTCAAAATTTAGAAATTAATGAACCTTTAAACAAAAAAGCAATTGCAAAAATTGTAAGACAAATTTTTGACACATATGACGGTGTTCTTGCAAAAGAAGATATTGCCAATGTTATTGACCAGTTAGACTTTGAAAATTACCATGACTGTATTTTAATTTACGAAAAACTTCGTGATTATAAAGGGGAAAAATTACCAATTTCTCACCTTGCAAAACTTTCAGAATTCACAATTTTTGAGTTTAGTCAGTTATTTAAACGTCAACAGCAAGCCGGAAGAGCCGAGATTTACCGTGTTTTTGAAGATCACGAAAAAGTTGACCTTCTAGAAAAAATTTGATTTAAGTACAACAACATGGTTTCTTCAATTCTTGATAAAATTAAAGACCTTGGATTTCACTACTCAACAATTTCAGGAACCTCAATTGCAATTAGTGACATTAAAGTCGCACCTAAAAAGCATGAATTTATCGCTGAAGGTGAAAAATATATTAGTCAACTTAATAATTTTTTCAATCAAGGTCTAATCACTGATGATGAAAGATATGTTCTAGCGATTGCAAAATGAACCCAAATTAAGAACGAAATTCAAGACGACCTTAATGAATCAATCGTAAATGAAGCGCACAACTCGCTGGTAATGATGATGAAATCTGGAGCTAGAGGAAATATTTCTAACTTCGTTCAACTCGCGGGAATGCGTGGTTTGATGGCTAACAACGTTAAAGCCTTAAAGGTCGATGCTGAAAATGAACGTGTTGTTCGTTCAATTGTTGAAGTTCCAGTTAAGTCATCGTTTGTCGAAGGTCTAACTTCATTTGAATTTTACTCTTCAACTCACGGAGCTAGAAAAGGTCTAACCGATACAGCGCTTAACACTGCAAAATCAGGTTATCTAACGCGAAGACTGGTCGATGTTGCCCAAAACATTGTTGTTGCAGCTGATGACTGTTTTTCAGATTTTGGTTTTGTTGTCAAAGATATAATTGACACTAAAACTAATACAATAATAGTTCCTTTAATTGAAAGAATCGAAGGTCGCTTTTTAAATAAAGATGTCTATGATTCAAAAGGAAATAAAATTGCTAGCGGCGGACAACTTGTTAATCTCCAAATTGCAAAACAAATCGCAAATGCTGGTGTTAAAAAAGTTGAAATTCGTTCAATTTTGTCCTGTCATATCAAAAACAGTGTCTGCAAAAAATGTTACGGAAAAGATTTGGCAACAAACCGTTTAGTTTCAATTGGTGAGGCTGTCGGAATTATCGCTGCCCAGTCAATCGGTGAACCGGGAACTCAATTAACGATGAGAACTTTCCACACCGGTGGGGTTGCTAACGTTGAAGATATTACAGGTGGATTTACCCGTCTAATTGAGCTAATTGACTCCCACGAACACCCTTGAGGACGGCCAGCAAAAATTTCACCTTATTATGGAACAATCACCAAAATTTCTGATCTGTCTGAAAAAAATGCCACAAGCAAAGGGCTTTTAATTACAATTGACTATAAAAATGCTCAGGGTGAAAAAGCCGAACATATGGTCCGTGTTGAGCAAAATCAGAAACTTCGAGTTCAAGTTGGCGACAAAGTTATTCCAGGTCAAAAACTAGTTGAAGGACCAATTATTCTAAAAGAATTATTGGCAATTTCTGATGCTAGAACACTGCAGAACTACCTACTAAAAGAAATTCAAAGAATTTACCGTATGCAAGGAATAACTATTTCTGATAAATATATTGAAATTATTATTCGCCAAATGTTGTCAAAAATTCAAATCACTGACAGCGGAGACTCAAATTTCTTTATTGGATCAATTGTTGATATTTGCGACTATCAAGATGTTAATGGTCAATTAATTTCTGAAGGAAAAAATCCCGCTTTTGGAAACATAATTGTCAAAGGTGCTAAACAAATTCCGTTACTTTCAAACTCATTTTTAGCCGCAGCCAGTTATCAAGAAACATCCAAAATTCTTGTTCATTCAGTTATCTCATCACAAGCTGACAAATTAGAAGGACTTAAAGAAAACATAATTGTCGGCCACAAAATTCCTGCTGGTACTAATTCAAATTATGAACCTAAGTCCAAATTTGACATTCGTGATCCATTCAGTTTTTTCATGAAAACTTCACGCTAA